A stretch of the Candidatus Paceibacterota bacterium genome encodes the following:
- a CDS encoding 30S ribosomal protein S5 has product MEANNKPAAAPASAGARPAARPFSPRGAAGARPSFGGARGGARGGAGARGGRDGQRGGRDGQRGGRMERPKPEFDQKSIDVRRVARVVTGGRRFSFAVAMIIGDRKGRVGVGTGKAGDISLAMEKAVKDAKKHMITVRTTKTHSIAHDVRAKSSSAIIEMRPAPERGLVAGSAVRNVLELAGVTDVTAKILSGSKNKLNIARATIVALSDLRAPKKAAVKSEEVLAEAKA; this is encoded by the coding sequence ATGGAAGCAAACAACAAGCCAGCAGCAGCGCCAGCATCAGCAGGTGCTCGCCCCGCAGCACGCCCATTTAGCCCACGAGGAGCAGCCGGTGCACGTCCAAGTTTTGGAGGAGCACGTGGAGGAGCTCGCGGAGGAGCAGGCGCACGTGGTGGCCGTGATGGACAGCGTGGTGGCCGTGATGGTCAGCGCGGTGGACGCATGGAGCGCCCAAAGCCAGAGTTCGACCAGAAGTCAATCGATGTTCGTCGTGTGGCCCGTGTGGTCACCGGAGGACGCCGCTTCTCATTCGCTGTAGCTATGATCATCGGTGACCGCAAGGGTCGCGTTGGTGTAGGTACAGGTAAGGCAGGTGATATCTCACTTGCTATGGAGAAGGCAGTGAAGGATGCAAAGAAGCACATGATCACTGTACGTACAACAAAGACGCATTCAATTGCGCATGATGTTCGTGCAAAGAGTTCATCTGCAATCATCGAAATGCGTCCCGCACCAGAGCGCGGTCTCGTCGCAGGTTCAGCAGTACGTAACGTACTCGAGCTCGCTGGCGTTACTGACGTGACGGCAAAGATTTTGTCAGGTAGCAAGAACAAGCTCAATATTGCTCGCGCAACTATTGTCGCTCTCTCTGATCTCCGTGCCCCAAAGAAGGCAGCGGTAAAGTCTGAGGAAGTTCTCGCAGAAGCTAAAGCGTAA
- the rplO gene encoding 50S ribosomal protein L15, with amino-acid sequence MQLNELKRTNANMGSSRVGRGGKRGKTAGRGTKGQKARAGHRIRPNMRDIIKKYPKLRGYKFSSTETKPEVINLATIELHFENGATVSPATLVEKKLIRTFAGRTPAIKILATGALTKKLNVTGCILSKTAIAAFEKAGGTVTVLAA; translated from the coding sequence ATGCAGTTAAACGAACTCAAGCGCACCAACGCCAACATGGGCTCTAGCCGTGTTGGTCGTGGTGGTAAGCGCGGTAAGACCGCAGGTCGCGGTACGAAGGGTCAGAAGGCGCGTGCTGGTCACCGCATTCGCCCAAACATGCGCGATATCATCAAGAAGTATCCAAAGCTTCGTGGTTACAAGTTCTCTTCAACAGAGACAAAGCCAGAAGTGATCAATCTTGCTACTATCGAATTGCATTTCGAGAACGGTGCTACGGTTTCTCCAGCAACGCTCGTCGAAAAGAAGCTCATCCGTACGTTCGCAGGTCGCACACCAGCAATCAAGATTCTTGCTACTGGTGCGCTCACAAAGAAGCTTAACGTAACAGGCTGTATCCTTTCAAAGACTGCTATTGCAGCATTTGAGAAGGCAGGCGGCACGGTTACTGTTCTCGCTGCTTAA
- the secY gene encoding preprotein translocase subunit SecY, with the protein MTNFFNKVHAIFADPVLRRRMLFTIGALVLFRLAASVPIPGVDAARLARVLEQNQFLGLLNVFSGSGLGNLSIVMLGVGPSITASIIMQLLTMLFPKLKAMYHEEGEIGRKKFYQVSRLITVPLALIQGFGLLVLLQNQGVLGASTPFTLFMNVLIVTAGSLLLMWLGELITEFGIGNGSSLIIFAGIVERIPSIIAQVAANYTAADIPMYLGFAVVAFGVLASIILMSEAERPVPITYAKSVAGGRQVGGVATYLPLRVNQAGVIPIIFALSMFLFPQLIGGFLKGMASPMAQSVGNFLVTYISGGWVHAILYFLLVLFFTYFYTAVTFDPDAIAKNLQQSGAFIPGIRPGVSTSEYLAKVVARTTLPGAVFLAVIAVLPFVMQSLTGNQALAIGGTAILIVVSVVTDLVKQLNAQLSMREY; encoded by the coding sequence ATGACCAACTTCTTCAATAAGGTCCACGCGATCTTCGCGGACCCAGTGCTTCGTCGTCGAATGCTCTTCACGATCGGTGCATTGGTACTCTTCCGCCTCGCAGCATCAGTGCCTATTCCAGGTGTTGACGCTGCCCGCCTCGCGCGCGTCCTCGAGCAGAACCAATTCCTTGGTTTGCTCAATGTGTTCTCTGGTTCCGGTTTGGGCAATCTCTCTATCGTGATGCTCGGCGTCGGTCCAAGTATCACTGCATCGATCATCATGCAGCTCCTCACTATGCTCTTCCCTAAGTTGAAGGCAATGTATCACGAGGAGGGCGAGATTGGTCGTAAGAAGTTCTATCAGGTGAGTCGTTTGATCACCGTACCACTTGCACTCATTCAAGGTTTTGGACTCCTCGTCCTTCTCCAGAATCAGGGCGTCTTGGGCGCATCAACACCATTCACCTTGTTCATGAACGTGCTCATTGTGACGGCAGGATCACTCCTCCTCATGTGGCTCGGCGAACTCATTACGGAATTCGGTATTGGTAATGGCTCATCGCTCATTATCTTTGCCGGTATCGTGGAGCGTATCCCAAGTATCATTGCACAGGTTGCGGCGAACTATACCGCAGCAGACATTCCGATGTACCTCGGCTTCGCTGTGGTTGCATTCGGTGTGCTCGCATCAATTATCTTGATGTCTGAGGCAGAACGTCCTGTTCCGATTACGTATGCAAAGTCTGTTGCCGGCGGCCGCCAGGTTGGTGGTGTCGCAACGTACTTGCCACTGCGTGTGAATCAGGCAGGTGTCATCCCGATTATCTTTGCTTTGTCGATGTTCCTCTTCCCACAGCTCATTGGGGGTTTCCTCAAGGGCATGGCAAGTCCAATGGCGCAGAGCGTTGGTAATTTCTTGGTGACGTACATCTCAGGCGGTTGGGTTCATGCAATTCTCTACTTCTTGCTTGTGCTCTTCTTCACGTATTTCTACACCGCGGTCACTTTTGATCCCGATGCAATCGCGAAGAATCTCCAGCAGAGTGGTGCATTCATTCCCGGCATTCGTCCTGGAGTTTCGACTTCAGAATATCTCGCAAAGGTAGTTGCGCGTACGACGCTCCCTGGAGCAGTCTTCCTTGCAGTCATCGCCGTGTTGCCATTCGTGATGCAAAGCCTCACGGGTAACCAGGCACTTGCTATTGGAGGTACAGCAATCTTGATCGTTGTGTCTGTGGTCACCGATTTGGTGAAGCAGCTTAATGCTCAGCTCTCAATGAGAGAATACTAA
- a CDS encoding nucleoside monophosphate kinase, with translation MNTPQRTFIFIGPSGCGKGTQVKLLQNYLREQDPGCEIFYHQSGNYFREFVKGNTYAANISRDALNNGERQPDFLAMWIWSNTFIANLHGHEHLIIDGSPRSMNEQQNLDIALKFFKREQPVVIYMNVSHDWALARMLGRAKEEGRADDTKEAIEKRLAWYESDVLPVVEHYRRDRDYDFIEINGEQSIEEVHNAIIAMVFKTTND, from the coding sequence ATGAATACACCGCAACGAACATTCATCTTTATCGGGCCATCAGGCTGTGGTAAAGGTACTCAAGTCAAACTGCTACAGAACTACCTAAGAGAACAAGACCCAGGTTGTGAAATTTTCTATCATCAATCAGGAAACTACTTCCGAGAATTCGTAAAAGGAAATACGTACGCTGCAAATATCTCTCGTGATGCGCTGAATAATGGCGAACGACAGCCCGACTTCCTCGCAATGTGGATCTGGTCCAATACCTTTATTGCAAATCTCCATGGACATGAGCATCTCATTATCGACGGCTCACCACGCTCAATGAATGAACAACAGAATCTCGACATTGCACTGAAGTTCTTCAAGCGTGAGCAGCCTGTTGTCATCTATATGAACGTTTCTCATGATTGGGCACTCGCCCGCATGCTCGGCCGCGCAAAGGAAGAGGGCCGTGCCGATGATACGAAAGAGGCTATTGAGAAACGCCTTGCGTGGTACGAAAGTGATGTCCTCCCTGTTGTTGAACATTACCGCCGCGACCGTGACTACGATTTCATAGAGATTAATGGAGAGCAGAGTATCGAGGAGGTCCATAATGCTATAATCGCAATGGTCTTCAAGACAACAAATGATTAA
- a CDS encoding type II secretion system protein, translated as MVRRNESSKDDVARVGKNRASTIKGFTLIELLVVIAIIGLLSSVVLASLKGAKVKARNARRLADIHQLEMAFRMVEDASGTLPVVGDGFCIGETDATTCWGDRAVPGNTFLKNILSTYITIPKDPDTKRGWGDHYMYIDGQINAGCTVAISTGKYIAWRPEETPWTDADCMGVGVSACCGYGPCDSEGGWYCAYRLGD; from the coding sequence ATGGTTCGCAGAAATGAAAGTAGCAAAGATGACGTAGCACGCGTAGGAAAAAATCGTGCTTCAACGATCAAGGGTTTCACTCTCATCGAGCTCCTTGTAGTGATAGCAATTATCGGACTCCTCTCATCAGTTGTACTTGCAAGCCTCAAGGGCGCGAAGGTGAAGGCGCGCAATGCGCGAAGACTTGCGGATATTCACCAACTCGAAATGGCATTCCGAATGGTTGAGGACGCTTCAGGAACTCTTCCCGTTGTGGGTGATGGGTTCTGTATTGGAGAAACTGATGCAACTACATGCTGGGGAGACCGCGCTGTACCCGGAAATACATTTCTCAAAAATATTCTCAGCACCTACATTACGATTCCCAAGGACCCCGACACGAAACGTGGGTGGGGCGACCACTATATGTATATCGATGGGCAGATCAATGCGGGCTGCACCGTCGCCATAAGTACAGGAAAATACATTGCATGGAGACCAGAAGAAACTCCGTGGACCGATGCAGATTGCATGGGTGTAGGAGTAAGCGCGTGTTGCGGATATGGTCCATGTGATAGCGAAGGCGGATGGTATTGTGCGTATCGCCTCGGAGACTAA
- a CDS encoding prepilin-type N-terminal cleavage/methylation domain-containing protein translates to MNNGRRGFTLIELLVVIAIIALLSSVVLASLATSRAKSRDAKRRSDLDQIRIALEMYYDAKGKYPEAADGNCSAVDGRSFQAGGCLLVLVSGGYISKLPADPLATSTDPLYRYDSWCALPPPAQNSNQRYRFIANTELPAGGLANNLWADNQIMVASCADPK, encoded by the coding sequence ATGAACAATGGACGACGTGGCTTTACATTAATAGAATTACTGGTCGTGATTGCGATTATTGCGTTACTTTCAAGCGTGGTGCTTGCCTCACTCGCAACTTCGCGTGCAAAGAGTCGTGATGCGAAACGTCGCAGTGACCTCGATCAGATTCGTATCGCACTTGAGATGTATTACGATGCAAAGGGGAAGTATCCTGAGGCAGCCGACGGAAATTGCTCCGCAGTCGATGGACGTAGTTTCCAGGCAGGTGGTTGCTTGCTCGTGCTTGTTAGTGGCGGATATATTTCAAAGCTTCCTGCAGACCCACTCGCAACATCGACCGACCCACTCTATCGTTATGATTCGTGGTGTGCGCTTCCTCCTCCTGCGCAGAATAGCAATCAGCGTTATCGCTTCATCGCGAACACCGAATTGCCTGCGGGTGGCCTGGCGAATAATCTCTGGGCGGACAATCAAATCATGGTTGCCTCATGTGCGGATCCAAAATAA
- the map gene encoding type I methionyl aminopeptidase, with product MSLIKSPGEIELLREGGKRLAKVLRMTRDYIKPGMTTREVDAYAEKLIRDMGDTPPFKNYQPRGARRPFPAALCISVNDEIVHGIPGDYVIKDGDVVSIDLGLTHKGLVTDHALSVIVGDAPQRVKDLLRYTEEALWKGIDAAKIGGHIGDISAAIEEVQIKHKYGNVRELGGHGVGHGVHEDPYVPNYGRKGTGPRLQQGMVLAIEPMFILDGTEDIRQMPDGWTIVSHSGATAAHFEHTIAFTDKGVEVLTME from the coding sequence ATGTCTTTAATAAAGTCTCCAGGTGAAATAGAACTACTTCGTGAGGGCGGTAAGCGTCTTGCGAAGGTTTTGCGCATGACGCGCGACTATATCAAGCCAGGTATGACGACTCGTGAGGTCGATGCCTATGCCGAAAAACTTATCCGAGATATGGGGGACACTCCTCCATTCAAGAACTATCAGCCACGCGGAGCTCGCAGGCCTTTTCCCGCAGCACTGTGCATTTCGGTCAATGATGAGATTGTGCACGGCATTCCCGGTGACTATGTCATCAAGGATGGCGATGTGGTCAGTATCGATCTTGGGCTGACCCATAAAGGGCTGGTGACCGATCATGCACTCTCAGTAATCGTAGGTGATGCTCCACAGCGTGTAAAAGATCTTTTGCGCTATACCGAGGAGGCACTTTGGAAAGGTATTGATGCTGCGAAGATTGGAGGACATATTGGTGACATTTCTGCAGCTATTGAAGAAGTACAGATTAAGCATAAATACGGAAATGTGCGCGAATTAGGTGGCCATGGTGTTGGCCACGGAGTGCACGAAGATCCTTATGTGCCTAATTACGGACGCAAGGGTACGGGCCCTCGACTCCAGCAAGGGATGGTGCTCGCGATTGAACCAATGTTCATCCTCGATGGCACTGAGGATATTCGTCAGATGCCTGATGGTTGGACCATAGTGTCGCATTCTGGCGCTACTGCCGCACACTTCGAGCACACAATCGCTTTTACCGATAAGGGTGTCGAAGTCCTTACAATGGAATGA
- a CDS encoding peptidoglycan-binding protein — protein MIKRALLGCGTLLLTFFTLLSMSQVASAAVAPVITQVTPLSIPGGEPAVITGSGFDSHSVVLFGNYEVVPSASSPTVLSFNTVLGMTCGGDYYVQVKQKDTGVVSNQFLVHFVKPLPVDPPEINVTNRPWHKLPPGFRMVIDGPGNTFGCGQGVRPNFGPGLKIVFDGNTAAAITPTIDDLTLEVVLPTSLALGNHYMQALYNGHLSNKINFDIAEPYALKTPILRTLKIYSNGVISDVTYNSDNIQTDYIEVVADNLQRGTTVLTDVQVWLDGKKLDTAQFAGGDPQPFIFNIPKTITAGTHQVSVYNPNDTNPSLPGAESNKLQLIVRNDADRPAMISGVGANFANWTFVPIDKEGATIRVTGRIYPDSVAIIDGVKQPSEFWSQYYVLNVPIPASLNVGTHKIRLGSKNDNRALSNEMTFEAKKLADMTPDDSNLPKITTVDPIRALQGQAIVIHGENLSCSSFVMFSNMRVTSSGCATTAAGVKFAVPATTPNGSHSIEMSDPSTGKKTDAVWITVGQTSGPGSTNQTGDSKRTDTVRLGQVPFPVLTTGTSGAGAQQSISDYIAKLRADMQQRAAASRQNAASSAVSAPRTINPPMADKKLEACVGIERSLGLRSKDAKNSSDVTMLQSFLVAGDYLKAEPTGYYGALTAKAVKSFQKANGISQTGTVGPQTRAKIKSFLCN, from the coding sequence ATGATTAAACGTGCACTCCTTGGTTGCGGCACTCTGCTTCTCACATTTTTCACCTTGCTCTCCATGAGTCAGGTAGCATCTGCCGCGGTAGCTCCAGTGATTACTCAAGTCACACCGCTCAGTATTCCCGGTGGTGAACCTGCGGTCATCACGGGATCGGGTTTTGATTCTCATTCTGTTGTGTTATTTGGAAATTATGAAGTAGTCCCTAGTGCTTCAAGCCCAACGGTACTTTCATTTAATACTGTGCTCGGCATGACGTGCGGCGGGGATTACTATGTCCAGGTCAAGCAAAAAGATACGGGTGTAGTGAGTAATCAGTTCCTTGTACATTTTGTGAAGCCTCTCCCTGTCGATCCTCCAGAGATTAATGTGACCAATAGGCCATGGCATAAGCTTCCTCCGGGATTTCGCATGGTGATTGACGGGCCCGGAAACACCTTCGGGTGCGGACAGGGTGTACGTCCAAATTTTGGCCCCGGCCTGAAGATCGTCTTCGATGGTAATACAGCTGCGGCCATCACTCCGACAATTGATGATCTTACGCTAGAAGTTGTTCTTCCGACATCGCTTGCGCTCGGCAACCATTACATGCAGGCTTTATATAATGGACATTTGAGTAATAAGATTAATTTTGATATTGCCGAGCCATATGCGCTCAAGACACCTATACTTCGCACGCTGAAGATCTATTCAAACGGTGTGATAAGCGATGTCACTTATAACAGCGATAATATCCAAACTGATTATATTGAGGTCGTTGCAGACAATCTGCAGCGTGGCACAACAGTGCTCACGGATGTGCAAGTATGGCTTGATGGAAAGAAGCTCGATACTGCGCAGTTTGCAGGTGGTGACCCACAGCCATTCATTTTCAATATTCCCAAAACGATAACTGCAGGGACGCATCAAGTTTCAGTTTATAATCCGAATGACACCAATCCGTCTTTACCAGGAGCTGAGAGTAATAAGCTGCAACTCATCGTGCGCAACGATGCGGATCGACCCGCAATGATTTCTGGAGTTGGTGCAAATTTTGCAAATTGGACTTTCGTTCCTATTGATAAAGAAGGAGCTACGATTCGCGTCACTGGACGAATATATCCTGACTCAGTAGCTATTATTGATGGTGTGAAGCAGCCAAGTGAGTTTTGGTCACAATATTATGTGCTCAATGTACCTATTCCTGCGAGCTTAAATGTTGGTACTCATAAAATTCGCCTTGGCAGCAAGAATGACAATAGAGCATTAAGCAATGAGATGACTTTTGAGGCAAAGAAACTTGCCGACATGACTCCTGACGATAGTAATTTGCCAAAGATAACAACGGTCGACCCAATCCGTGCTTTGCAGGGTCAGGCCATAGTTATTCATGGTGAAAATCTTAGCTGCAGCTCTTTCGTAATGTTCAGCAACATGCGCGTGACCAGCTCGGGGTGCGCGACTACTGCAGCGGGAGTAAAGTTTGCTGTTCCAGCAACTACTCCAAATGGTAGCCACAGTATCGAAATGTCTGATCCTTCGACAGGTAAGAAAACGGATGCAGTATGGATTACAGTGGGGCAAACAAGCGGTCCAGGAAGTACCAATCAAACTGGTGATAGTAAACGTACCGATACAGTTCGTCTCGGACAAGTGCCATTCCCTGTGCTTACTACGGGTACGAGTGGCGCAGGTGCGCAGCAGTCTATCAGTGATTACATTGCAAAATTGCGCGCAGACATGCAGCAGCGTGCAGCTGCTTCAAGGCAGAATGCAGCAAGTAGTGCAGTATCTGCGCCACGCACAATTAATCCCCCAATGGCAGATAAGAAGTTGGAGGCATGCGTAGGCATTGAGCGAAGTCTTGGATTGCGCTCAAAAGACGCAAAAAACAGTAGTGATGTGACAATGCTCCAGAGTTTCCTTGTCGCTGGTGATTATCTCAAGGCAGAGCCTACGGGATACTATGGCGCACTTACTGCAAAGGCGGTGAAGAGTTTCCAGAAAGCCAATGGTATCAGCCAGACGGGAACGGTTGGTCCGCAAACACGAGCGAAGATCAAGAGTTTCCTTTGCAATTAG
- a CDS encoding rhodanese-like domain-containing protein — MKNLPIEEFIVLQKKGALPMDAVVIDVRMDGEYDLEHLPHAINIDVSHPNFMHAVQKLDKTKPYYLYCASGGRSQVAAQMMSAIGFTDVTNLEGGMMVL; from the coding sequence ATGAAGAACTTACCGATAGAGGAGTTCATTGTGCTCCAGAAGAAAGGTGCACTCCCTATGGATGCAGTCGTCATTGATGTGCGCATGGATGGGGAGTATGATCTCGAGCATCTTCCCCATGCAATAAATATTGACGTGTCGCATCCGAACTTTATGCATGCTGTGCAGAAGCTCGATAAAACAAAACCGTATTATCTGTATTGTGCAAGCGGCGGTCGCAGTCAGGTGGCGGCACAGATGATGTCTGCAATTGGGTTTACTGATGTCACCAATCTCGAAGGCGGCATGATGGTATTATAA
- a CDS encoding YdcF family protein codes for MQQVYVLLGKRLSHERYLRAKGDNPNAWALHPDAQLRVDALAAICREAPVDLLVCSGGETAGFGLPSEAYSLSRGFLSSDFGPRCPKILLDEESLNTAENAQCVKRLLLDVQYFTLHIVTSGYHVARVKKIFAAQHLNIEVLSAEDVVANLVPERRAEMLTYKKSLHVRLERIREWVSRRLSPRLLTKLAHYFR; via the coding sequence ATGCAGCAAGTCTATGTCCTTCTTGGAAAGAGGCTTAGTCACGAGAGGTATTTGCGCGCAAAAGGAGATAATCCCAACGCTTGGGCGCTTCACCCGGATGCGCAACTACGTGTCGATGCACTCGCGGCAATCTGTCGAGAGGCACCTGTGGATCTACTGGTGTGCAGTGGGGGAGAGACTGCAGGCTTCGGTCTTCCGAGCGAGGCCTACTCGCTTTCGCGAGGATTCCTTTCTTCGGATTTTGGACCACGGTGTCCGAAGATCCTCCTTGATGAGGAGTCGCTGAATACTGCGGAGAACGCGCAGTGCGTGAAGCGTCTTCTCCTGGACGTGCAGTACTTTACCTTGCACATCGTTACGAGCGGCTACCATGTGGCTCGCGTCAAGAAAATCTTTGCTGCACAGCATCTCAACATCGAAGTGCTTTCTGCGGAGGATGTCGTCGCCAACCTCGTCCCCGAGCGTAGGGCAGAGATGCTCACGTACAAGAAGAGCCTCCATGTGCGGCTTGAACGCATTCGTGAGTGGGTGAGTCGCAGACTTTCCCCGAGACTTCTCACAAAGCTCGCTCACTATTTCAGATAA
- the rplJ gene encoding 50S ribosomal protein L10 has protein sequence MAITKQKKTEITEKISLGLSTATGAAFVSARGITANEMNTLRRELREKGVKYTVAKKSLMKRAFVAQGITGTLPELPGEVAIAWSTDPVAASKGVYAFVKANKDKMQLVGGIYEGAFMSKAEITELASIPSYKELQGKFAGVLSAVVTQFVRVVDAKAKKGE, from the coding sequence ATGGCAATCACAAAGCAGAAGAAGACAGAGATCACAGAGAAGATTTCTCTTGGTCTCTCAACCGCTACCGGTGCAGCATTTGTTTCAGCTCGCGGAATCACCGCAAATGAAATGAATACACTCCGCCGTGAGCTCCGCGAGAAAGGAGTCAAGTATACCGTTGCAAAGAAGTCGCTTATGAAGCGTGCTTTCGTTGCGCAGGGTATCACAGGTACTCTTCCAGAGCTCCCAGGTGAAGTTGCAATCGCATGGTCTACCGACCCTGTCGCAGCATCAAAGGGTGTCTATGCATTCGTAAAGGCAAACAAGGACAAGATGCAGCTCGTTGGAGGAATCTACGAGGGCGCATTCATGTCAAAGGCCGAGATCACGGAACTCGCATCTATTCCTTCATACAAGGAACTCCAGGGCAAGTTCGCAGGTGTACTCAGCGCCGTTGTTACACAATTCGTACGAGTTGTGGACGCAAAGGCAAAGAAGGGCGAATAA